AGGAATGGGCCGCGGGAACTGAAGCAGAAAAAAAAGACGGGAGTTTGGCAAAGCGTTTAGTGGCAAAAAGTAAACCGATTAATGCCGAAAAGCAAAGAATTCAGAAAGAATACATTAAAAAGAACCCTGATTCGTATTTCAGTTTGATGGCCCTAAAGGACATTGGAGGTTCAAGGCTTGAAGATGTTGACATAATCGAGTCTCTTTTTAATACCTTGTCTGCATCAGTTAAAAATACGCCTGCAGGACAGGCTTTTGCAAAGCAGATTTTGACGGCTAAAGCAACAGCAAAAGGCGCTATGGCACCTGACTTTTCACAGACTGATGTGGATGGTAAGGAAGTAAAACTATCTGACTTCAGAGGGAAGTACGTTCTGTTGGATTTCTGGGCCAGCTGGTGTGGGCCTTGCCGTGAGGAGAATCCCAATGTCGTGGCTGCTTTTCATAAATTCAAAGATAAAAACTTTACAGTTTTAGGAATTTCTTTAGACAATCCGGGAAAGAAAGAAGCATGGTTGAATGCTATTGAAAAGGATAAATTAGAGTGGACACAGCTGAGCGATTTGCAAGGCTGGAAAAATGCGGTAGCTGTTCTTTATGGAGTTAGGTCAATACCGCAAAATTATTTGATTGGCCCTGATGGCAAGATCATCGCCGCTAACTTGCGAGGAGAGGATTTAGCAGCAAAGCTTGAAGAAGTGTTGAAAGTAA
Above is a window of Solitalea lacus DNA encoding:
- a CDS encoding TlpA disulfide reductase family protein encodes the protein MKKIILTAAMSMPILVWAQTETETFKIEGRVANQKQEAKAYLMYRAEGKNKIDSAELVNGKFLFSGKVSAPTSATLTLAHSGQRLGENQDKYILYLDKGDIVLSTKDSIKNATISGAKLSVEYARYSKLFAAQTLALAGLDKEWAAGTEAEKKDGSLAKRLVAKSKPINAEKQRIQKEYIKKNPDSYFSLMALKDIGGSRLEDVDIIESLFNTLSASVKNTPAGQAFAKQILTAKATAKGAMAPDFSQTDVDGKEVKLSDFRGKYVLLDFWASWCGPCREENPNVVAAFHKFKDKNFTVLGISLDNPGKKEAWLNAIEKDKLEWTQLSDLQGWKNAVAVLYGVRSIPQNYLIGPDGKIIAANLRGEDLAAKLEEVLKVR